One part of the Kryptolebias marmoratus isolate JLee-2015 linkage group LG13, ASM164957v2, whole genome shotgun sequence genome encodes these proteins:
- the coro6 gene encoding coronin-6 — MSRSIVRQSKFRHVFGQAVKADQCYDDIRVSKVTWDSSFCAVNPKFLAVIVESSGGGAFLVLPLSKSGRVDKNYPLVIGHSGPVLDIDWCPHDDNVLASGSEDCTAMVWQIPDHTLIRPLSDPIVVLEGHSKRVGIVSWHPTARNILLTAGSDNLIIIWNVGTGEPLISMDDHPDLIYSISWNRNGSLFCTTCKDRRLRVCDPRKREVVAERLAPHEGIRPMRAMFTRDGNIFTTGFTRMSQRELGLWDPTNFEEPIALLELDTSNGVLLPYYDADANMVYLCGKGDSSIRYFEITEEPPYVHYLNTFSSKEPQRGMGFMPKRGVDVTKCEIARLFKLHDKKCEPITMTVPRKSDLFQDDLYPDTAGPEPAMEPDEWLDGRDEDPILMSLRDGYVPPKSREVKVVRKNVLDSRPTTRRSMSALDTNSLPPQLLERLLEELQNLKATVLSQEKRICDLENKLSQYTNGTA, encoded by the exons ATGAGTCGCAGCATCGTGCGGCAGAGTAAGTTTCGTCACGTCTTTGGCCAGGCGGTCAAAGCGGACCAGTGCTACGACGACATCCGGGTGTCCAAGGTGACGTGGGACAGCTCCTTCTGCGCCGTCAATCCAAAGTTCTTGGCCGTCATCGTTGAATCCAGCGGAGGGGGGGCCTTCCTGGTCCTGCCCCTCTCTAAG TCAGGTCGTGTGGATAAGAACTACCCACTGGTCATTGGCCACTCCGGACCCGTTCTGGACATCGACTGGTGCCCTCATGACGACAACGTCCTGGCCAGCGGTTCGGAAGACTGCACCGCCATG GTGTGGCAGATCCCGGACCACACACTGATCCGTCCCCTGTCCGATCCCATCGTTGTCCTGGAGGGACACTCCAAACGAGTCGGCATCGTCAGCTGGCACCCCACCGCACGCAACATCCTCCTCACAGCCG GCAGCGATAACCTGATCATCATCTGGAACGTGGGAACAGGAGAACCTCTCATCTCCATGGACGACCACCCAGACCTCATCTACAGCATCAGCTGGAACCGGAACGGCAGCTTGTTTTGCACCACCTGCAAGGACCGACGTCTGCGCGTCTGCGACCCCCGCAAGAGGGAGGTGGTGGCG GAACGTTTGGCTCCCCACGAGGGCATCCGGCCGATGAGAGCCATGTTCACCAGAGACGGAAACATCTTCACCACGGGGTTCACCAGGATGAGCCAGAGAGAGCTTGGCCTCTGGGACCCT ACAAACTTTGAGGAGCCCATAGCCCTTCTGGAGTTGGACACAAGTAACGGTGTGTTGTTACCGTATTATGACGCAGATGCAAACATGGTCTACTTGTGTGGAAAG gggGACAGCAGTATCCGTTACTTTGAGATCACAGAGGAGCCGCCGTACGTTCACTACCTCAACACCTTCAGCAGTAAGGAGCCTCAGAGAGGGATGGGCTTCATGCCCAAGAGAGGTGTGGACGTCACCAAATGTGAGATCGCTCG GTTATTCAAGCTGCATGATAAGAAGTGTGAGCCCATCACGATGACAGTTCCCAGAAAA TCGGACCTCTTCCAGGACGATTTGTACCCGGACACAGCAGGACCGGAGCCCGCCATGGAGCCCGACGAGTGGCTGGACGGCCGCGACGAAGATCCCATCCTGATGTCCTTGAGAGACGGCTACGTGCCGCCGAAGAGCCGAGAGGTCAAAGTGGTGAGGAAGAACGTGCTGGACTCCAGACCCACCACCCGACGCAGCATGTCCGCTCTGGACACCAACAGCTTGCCG CCTCAGCTTCTTGAGAGGTTACTGGAGGAGTTGCAGAACCTGAAGGCCACAGTTTTGTCTCAGGAGAAGAGAATCTGTGACTTGGAGAATAAGCTTTCCCAATACACCAACGGCACTGCCTGA